A single window of Paracoccus albus DNA harbors:
- a CDS encoding ABC transporter permease, with the protein MRHGSNIIVVCASVVLILAIGVAVIGNIFTPHAVTDQALLSRLKPPVWLGGEAEFPLGTDRIGRDMVARLVAGLRMSLSVALLGTLIGAIFGTLVGFIAAHFRGWVEEALMMVVDLQASLPFILIALTLLAFFGNSMLLFIILMGMFGWETYARLARGVVLSARAQPYARAIVALGARPDRLYLRHILPNIASALIVQVTLTFPQIILLETSLSFLGLGIQPPNTSLGQILGDGRDYLSTAWWISVWPGLLIFLITLSMSVLGDALRDRLDPMLKQRTT; encoded by the coding sequence ATGAGACACGGATCGAATATCATCGTCGTTTGCGCCTCTGTCGTGCTGATTTTGGCGATTGGGGTGGCCGTAATCGGCAATATCTTCACCCCCCATGCCGTCACTGATCAGGCCTTGCTAAGCCGGCTTAAACCGCCTGTCTGGCTGGGCGGCGAGGCAGAGTTTCCACTGGGCACAGACCGTATCGGTCGCGATATGGTAGCAAGGCTGGTTGCAGGGCTGCGCATGTCCCTGTCGGTCGCGCTGCTTGGCACGCTGATCGGCGCCATATTCGGGACTCTTGTCGGTTTTATCGCCGCCCATTTCCGCGGCTGGGTCGAAGAGGCGCTGATGATGGTCGTCGACCTTCAGGCATCTTTGCCCTTCATCCTGATTGCCCTGACGCTTCTGGCGTTCTTCGGTAATTCAATGCTGTTGTTCATCATCCTGATGGGGATGTTCGGCTGGGAAACCTATGCCCGTCTTGCGCGCGGTGTCGTGCTGTCTGCGCGGGCGCAGCCTTATGCGCGCGCCATCGTCGCACTTGGTGCACGGCCTGACCGCCTGTATCTGCGCCACATCCTTCCCAATATCGCCTCTGCCCTGATCGTGCAGGTCACGCTGACCTTCCCGCAGATCATCCTGCTGGAGACATCGCTGTCCTTCCTGGGCCTTGGCATCCAGCCACCCAATACCAGCCTCGGGCAAATTCTGGGCGATGGCCGCGACTATCTGTCGACCGCGTGGTGGATATCGGTCTGGCCGGGGCTGCTGATCTTTCTGATTACGCTGTCGATGTCGGTTCTGGGTGACGCCCTGCGCGACCGGCTGGATCCGATGCTGAAACAACGAACGACCTGA
- a CDS encoding creatininase family protein, with amino-acid sequence MSDDNKGAKHALKDMTVAEFRDRLKHEPVILLPLGSHEEQGPHAPMGDYQLAEAIALRIAEQSGAIAAPCLPFGYAEFFRGFAGGIQLRAATFRAVLNDMIESFLDHRIDRLLILNGHSTNASLIEEVCRDIKRRLGVSVASVDLWRSIPESLWTEIHGDDARKSRGHGGDPVTSVSMYLRPEQMRMDLALPARPARVMGFPTAGVQGVTIDGIQVNLPLDAHEIAPNGMLGGDAGPSSEQAGQRIVDHLCSHCARVVEVLRKSDPRNLQPGAM; translated from the coding sequence GTGAGTGACGATAACAAAGGCGCGAAACACGCGCTGAAAGACATGACGGTCGCGGAATTTCGCGACCGTCTGAAGCACGAGCCTGTCATCCTGCTGCCCCTCGGCAGTCATGAGGAACAGGGTCCCCATGCCCCCATGGGCGACTATCAGCTAGCCGAGGCCATCGCGCTTCGCATCGCAGAACAATCCGGCGCAATCGCAGCACCTTGCCTTCCCTTCGGCTATGCCGAGTTCTTTCGGGGCTTCGCCGGCGGTATCCAATTGCGCGCGGCGACGTTCCGCGCCGTTCTGAACGACATGATCGAGTCGTTTCTGGATCATCGTATCGACCGGCTTTTGATCCTTAACGGGCACTCGACCAATGCAAGCCTGATTGAAGAGGTCTGCCGGGATATAAAACGGCGGTTGGGGGTAAGTGTCGCCTCTGTCGATCTGTGGCGTTCGATCCCCGAAAGCCTCTGGACAGAAATCCACGGCGATGACGCCCGCAAATCGCGCGGGCATGGCGGCGATCCGGTAACGTCCGTATCAATGTATCTTCGCCCGGAACAAATGCGCATGGACCTTGCGTTGCCTGCGCGGCCCGCGCGGGTCATGGGCTTTCCGACTGCAGGAGTTCAGGGCGTGACGATTGACGGCATTCAGGTCAATCTGCCGCTGGATGCCCATGAAATCGCGCCAAACGGAATGCTGGGCGGCGATGCCGGGCCTTCGTCTGAACAGGCGGGTCAACGCATCGTAGATCACCTGTGCAGCCACTGCGCCCGGGTTGTCGAGGTACTGCGTAAATCCGACCCACGCAATCTACAACCCGGAGCGATGTGA
- a CDS encoding ABC transporter permease, which yields MLRFWLIKFLRTILTLWLVVTFTFIVLRTSGDPVQALLGADAMPAEIEQFRRAWGLDQPLIVQYVNYIGQMATGQFGTSLRDHRPVIEIIGERLPATLQLGLAAFALAALIGIPAGIIAALRRGSLIDRAIMTVAVFGFALPNFFLGILLILLFSLTWQILPSSGIGTWQHLVMPAITLATFTAGSLARFTRSAMLEVLEKPFMRAAAAKGVPFGKRVMLHAFPNAAIPIVTVVGLNLGQLVAGAIVVETVFAWPGIGRLLVVAVSQRDLAVVQGLVLVIAATMVIANLIVDLLYGLLDPRIREAAR from the coding sequence ATGCTTCGTTTTTGGTTAATCAAATTTCTCCGCACGATTCTGACGCTTTGGCTGGTCGTGACGTTCACATTCATCGTGCTGCGCACCTCCGGCGACCCGGTACAGGCGCTGCTGGGTGCCGATGCGATGCCCGCCGAGATTGAGCAGTTCCGCCGTGCATGGGGGCTGGATCAGCCATTGATCGTGCAATACGTCAATTACATCGGTCAGATGGCCACAGGGCAGTTCGGCACATCGCTACGCGATCACCGCCCGGTGATCGAGATCATTGGCGAACGGCTTCCAGCAACACTGCAACTGGGGCTGGCAGCATTCGCCTTGGCCGCGCTGATCGGGATACCCGCAGGCATCATCGCGGCACTTCGGCGCGGCAGCCTGATCGACCGGGCCATCATGACGGTCGCGGTCTTCGGTTTCGCTTTGCCCAACTTCTTTCTTGGCATATTGCTGATCCTACTGTTTTCACTGACGTGGCAGATCCTGCCGTCGTCGGGCATCGGCACGTGGCAGCATCTGGTCATGCCTGCAATCACGCTGGCGACCTTTACAGCAGGCTCGCTGGCTCGATTCACCCGCTCTGCCATGCTGGAGGTTCTGGAAAAGCCTTTCATGCGGGCGGCGGCGGCCAAGGGCGTGCCATTCGGCAAACGGGTGATGCTTCATGCCTTTCCAAATGCCGCCATTCCCATCGTGACGGTTGTTGGTCTGAACCTTGGTCAGCTGGTGGCGGGTGCCATTGTGGTTGAAACCGTCTTTGCCTGGCCGGGCATCGGTCGACTTCTGGTGGTCGCCGTATCTCAGCGCGATCTGGCGGTTGTTCAGGGGCTGGTGCTGGTCATCGCCGCGACAATGGTCATCGCGAATCTGATCGTCGACCTGCTTTACGGTCTTCTTGATCCCCGTATACGCGAGGCGGCACGATGA
- a CDS encoding ABC transporter substrate-binding protein, with the protein MITRRDFGTYSLGAGAATLLLPKKWAHAQGTRPTLTIAVDNLWANINTVNGISTTTRRFFPNIYSHLVERDYIADEQGLVLKPGVATEWTQDGKVWTIKLREGVKFHNGETMTAEDVAFTLGPERLWGDEPFEPRGKTFAAGFTRVEAIDDLTVEIETEREDPYIPGKLTGYIGFVVPKKAYLDMGVDAFGQAPIGTGPYKVTLFRSGEVLEMEAFDDYWEGPPPAAKLIWRIVPEFAARMAGVVSGEFDFMANIPTDQEAQMESYDNVTLARALASNYPAFAFNTRPDPEDNPLVDVNLRKGMVQAIDMNAIVEALFGDTTFHPDVPFNFPEYGDFYDPDMPNPLPYDPEAARALIEKSGYDGQPLQWHITRQFYPNYEAAAEIMIEQWRQVGVNVVAEVLDNFELVYTRPYHMMNMSMSTDFIPGDPYQPLWLDWGPTSSRATAHWKTWDPTEEYLAAGREFEQATDFETRKAAYLKLSQAWQDVTPGFYLWKSVYNWAHRSDIEFVPRPDGEMRMFGEYMTLPS; encoded by the coding sequence ATGATCACCAGAAGAGATTTCGGAACCTATTCACTCGGCGCGGGGGCGGCGACATTGCTGCTGCCGAAGAAATGGGCGCATGCGCAAGGTACGCGACCGACACTGACGATCGCTGTCGATAACCTTTGGGCGAATATCAACACCGTCAACGGTATCTCGACCACGACGCGGCGCTTCTTTCCCAACATCTATTCGCATCTGGTAGAGCGCGACTATATCGCGGATGAGCAGGGTCTGGTTCTGAAGCCGGGCGTGGCAACGGAGTGGACGCAGGACGGCAAGGTCTGGACCATCAAGCTGCGCGAAGGCGTGAAATTCCACAATGGCGAGACGATGACTGCCGAAGATGTGGCCTTCACGCTTGGCCCGGAACGGCTGTGGGGAGACGAGCCGTTTGAGCCGCGCGGCAAGACCTTTGCGGCGGGTTTCACGCGGGTTGAGGCGATTGACGATCTGACAGTCGAGATCGAGACAGAACGTGAAGACCCCTACATCCCCGGCAAATTGACAGGCTATATCGGCTTTGTCGTGCCGAAAAAGGCCTATCTGGACATGGGTGTGGATGCGTTCGGTCAGGCACCCATTGGCACCGGCCCCTACAAGGTTACGCTGTTCCGCTCTGGCGAGGTGCTGGAGATGGAGGCATTTGACGACTACTGGGAAGGGCCGCCGCCCGCGGCAAAGCTGATCTGGCGCATCGTGCCGGAATTTGCCGCGCGCATGGCTGGCGTCGTTTCGGGCGAGTTCGACTTTATGGCGAATATCCCGACCGATCAGGAAGCGCAGATGGAAAGCTACGACAATGTCACGCTTGCCCGTGCGCTAGCCAGCAACTACCCCGCCTTTGCCTTCAACACTCGTCCCGACCCTGAGGATAATCCGCTGGTGGATGTGAACCTGCGTAAAGGCATGGTTCAGGCCATCGACATGAATGCCATTGTCGAGGCGCTTTTCGGCGACACCACCTTCCACCCGGATGTGCCTTTCAACTTCCCTGAATACGGCGATTTCTACGATCCGGATATGCCGAACCCGCTGCCTTACGATCCAGAGGCTGCGCGTGCGCTGATTGAAAAGTCTGGCTATGACGGTCAGCCGCTGCAATGGCACATCACGCGGCAGTTCTATCCGAATTACGAAGCCGCCGCAGAGATCATGATCGAACAATGGCGGCAAGTCGGCGTTAATGTCGTAGCAGAGGTTCTGGACAATTTCGAGCTGGTCTATACCCGCCCCTACCACATGATGAATATGTCGATGTCGACCGACTTCATTCCCGGCGATCCCTATCAGCCGCTTTGGCTGGACTGGGGCCCAACGTCCAGCCGTGCCACGGCACATTGGAAAACCTGGGACCCGACCGAGGAATATCTTGCTGCCGGTCGGGAGTTCGAGCAGGCGACCGATTTCGAAACGCGCAAGGCCGCATATCTGAAGCTTTCGCAGGCTTGGCAGGATGTCACGCCCGGCTTTTATCTGTGGAAAAGCGTCTATAACTGGGCGCATCGCTCGGACATCGAGTTCGTCCCGCGTCCGGACGGGGAAATGCGCATGTTCGGCGAATACATGACGTTGCCCTCGTGA